In the genome of Sardina pilchardus chromosome 17, fSarPil1.1, whole genome shotgun sequence, the window gagaaatgCAAAGTCTTTATTTAGCTTGTTTGACAGATTTAATGAAATGCTCATGTTTGCTCAGAGAGAAACATATTTGGAGGATGTTCATGATTCCGTAATTCATTGTTGGCAGTGACAGTTGTCCTCATGAACTTGCAGTAATGCTGGGAGGTCAATAAGGTCTAAACTCTGCAAGCAATACTGAATTGCTCATTCTTTGCAAGGCTATGAGCCACACTATCTGAAAATGTCTTATGATGTCTTTACCACATCAAAGCCAGTTGTGGGACTTAGGAGTGTCAATGTGCTACattgttggctgtgtgtgtgtttgagtgtgtgtgcttgcatgcatgtgtgtgtatgtgtgtgtgtgtgtgtgtgtgtgtgtgtgtgtgtgtgtgtgtgtgtgtgtgtgtgtgtgtgtgtgtgtgtgtgtgtgtgtgtgtgtgtgtgtgcatgcacgtgtgtgtatgtgtatgtatgtatgtgtgtgtgtgtgtgtgtgtgtgtgtgtgtgtgtgtgtgtgtgcgcgcttgcatgcatgtgtgtattatgtgtgttgtgtgtgtgtgtgtgtgtgtgtgtgtgtgtgtgtgtgtgtgtgtgtgtgcatgtacgtgtgtgtgtgcatgcacgtgtgtgtgtgtgtgtgtgtgagtgtgtgtgtgtcctcggtcTGCAGCCGTCACGCGCGCCACCACatgctcactctcactttccGTCAATTATTTCCGTTCAATGGTCCGTGCATCATAAAAACCTCACACGTCATATTTTTACGGCGNNNNNNNNNNNNNNNNNNNNNNNNNNNNNNNNNNNNNNNNNNNNNNNNNNNNNNNNNNNNNNNNNNNNNNNNNNNNNNNNNNNNNNNNNNNNNNNNNNNNNNNNNNNNNNNNNNNNNNNNNNNNNNNNNNNNNNNNNNNNNNNNNNNNNNNNNNNNNNNNNNNNNNNNNNNNNNNNNNNNNNNNNNNNNNNNNNNNNNNNACAGTTAATGGCGTTTGAGTGTCTGCCAACAGACAGCGATTACCATCCACCCATGCATCAAGTCACTTTGTATTGACGGCTAAAAGGAAGGGTTTTGCTCATGGCTGCTTTCCATTTGAAGCCCTGCAGACAGCTCCCAGAGACTGATTACAGTGTGTTGTAGGAAAGGGCTTTATTTCCGGCAGGTTTGAGATCTCGATCACACAGGGAAGAGTGTAGTCGTTTATCTCACGCCCAAACACGTTTGGACGTCTGCCAAGACCAGGTGAATTGTTTGGACGTCTGCCAAGACCAGGTGAATTCACCTGGACTAGAATTCACCTCATGATGTGACGACGGCAGGAAATGGTACTGTCTGTATCCCTTCCTTCTCCTGGGCGCACTCCAAcgaccctctccacacacacacacacacccacacacacccacacacacacacacacccacacacacacacacacacacacacacacacacacacacatacatacgcacatgcacacacagacacacacacacacacagacacagacacacacagacacacacacacacacacacacacacacacacacacacacacacacacacacacacacgcagtattTCTGTCTCATCACACCTCGTCACTGTCatcatttgtttattcattgtTCAACTCCACTGACCCTGCAAAgtccacacacacttgtttcatGAGAGGGCCCTAATGgagcctatctctctctcacacacacacacacacacacacacacacactctcactcactcacactctctcattcacacacacgcacacccactcacacagacaaaacgcacacactgtctcctctcacacacaaacacacacacacacacacacacacacacacacactcacacaaacactcacaacggaatgagagagaggattagGCCCTAATTAACTATTGTCGGTTGGATATTTTCGCCCAGTGGGGGTCAAGGCGATGCCTATTTACAGTGGGGATCAAGACGATGCCTTATTTATAACCGGCCGAATGTGTGGACAACTTGTGCTGCCCGCTCCGCTCTGCACCGCTCCTTGGAGAGTAAAGGAActaactaatacacacacacacacacacacacacacacacacacaaaaggagagTAAAGGAAGGCCTTCGCTGGGgggccatccatccatccttcaaACCCTATTTAGCCTAGATCCTGAATAGGCTGTCTTTGACAATCCCCTTACCTAAATAGAAcagcactgcatgtgtgtgcctggctTGCGAGCTGCTGTtgcaatgccacacacacacacacacacatgcacacacacacacacacacacacacacacaacacactcacacacatgcacacacgcacacacacacacacacacacacacacacacacacacacacacacacacacacacacacacacacactcaccacacacacaacacacacacacacacacacacacacaagctctgatTGGTGGACATGAAAAGTGACTTTCTTGATTTTGCATCTAATTATTTACATGCGTCAATCTAGGTCAGTTAGACACTTATACTGTACTGTTCAGACAAGCTCAAAGTCTTTAATTAGAATAACCTGTTGTCtcttttgaaaaaataaataacaacaatgaggcaaaagtaaacaaacatggTAAATATCCTTCtctaaaaaaacacaacaggttGCAGCAggtttataaaaaaaacacattcatataTTTATTCAGGCGTgtttccacactcacacacacacacgtgtgcacacacacacacacacacacacacacacacacacctagacacgcacactcacacacacacacacacacacacacacacacacacacacacacacacacacacacacacacacacacacacacatatacacagtccCCGTcagctgggggagagagacagacaggtcaGGACAAGATGGAACAGAGGAGTGTGTCACTGTTTAAATGATCACGGTAGTAGGCCCGCTCACAGTGCTCCATCAAGTATCAGTATACAGACTGGAGCAGAATTAACAGACAGGTATATcggtctcaaacacacacacacacacacacacacacacacacacatgcacacacatacacacacaaatgcacacacacacaggcagaactAACAGACAGGTATATCGGTCATCTTTCAAACATCTGAGGAGCCCAGCCAAAAATCATGTGCTGTGTTATTTTGGAATATATATGTATGCATATTGTCCACTTAATGCTATTACTGTACATAGAAACATTGTTTTCACTCTACTGGAGATCTATGCTTGTACATTATTGTTTTCAGTGTGCTATGAATACTATTAGTATACTTCAGAATATTAAGCAAGTTGTTCCAAAATGAGACAACTTCGAAATACTTTTTGACTAgggacaacaaacacacatataaagagaCAAATAAGTGAGCAAAAGTCATcagccagcaaaaaaaaaaagaaaaagaaaaaaagaaaaacgctaCTTACAATGTACAGTAGACATCCAACATACGAATTACTAAAATAGACATCTGTATTTGTCACATTTAAATCAGTCTCAACAAAGCACAGAACTGGAAGCTTGCTCCACTTCTGAATTTCAGAAAAGAAatatcttgtttttgtttgttttcagttcTTTACATTGTCCATGTAgtctggtgtttgtttgtttgttttttattcatttttggcacattctctgttagctgggaACATGTCTGTAGTAgaaagccttgtgtgtgtgtgtgtgtgtgtgtgtgtgtgtgtgtgtgtcactggagGAGATTCTCACATTCTCATACTCACTATGGGTTCAGTTCAACACCTGGGATGAGCCTCGTTGCCATATTAATGTGGCTTTTTAAGCAGCAAGAACAATGTGTACAGTAAGCTTCACAATGgcaggacacacaaacacacacacacacacacacacacacacacacacacacacacacacacacacacacatcaggcgaAGCAAGATCCACAGTATGTAAAAAGGGGAAATGTTTGATTGAAAAGAACAACAAGAATCCCATCGTCTTTAGAGTTCCAGAAAATGTTCTCGATAAGGACTCCAGTGTTAGCTGTCTcttggtacgtgtgtgtgtgtgtgtgtgtgtgtgtgtgtgtgtgtgtgtgtgtgtgtgtgtgtgtgtgtgtgcagcatagctctctttttcttgtctttctccatctctctctcaggaaaGGCAATGCAGTTAAGAGACTCAGCATAACTCTGAAGGGTGTGAGGCAGGCTTAGGAGTGAGTTCCTGCATTCTGTGTgcacactgcatgtgtgtgtgtgtgtgtgtgtttgtgtgtgtgtgtcgctttcGCCTATGTATCCATCCATAGAGTGCGTGAAGAGCAGGGTGTTGTTGGATCCCTCCTGCGTATCAAGCGACTCCTACGTGTACATCCATGCTGAGGCTTGCCTTTAAAAGGTGTACAGTACTCCCAGCTGAGCTCCCATTGACTTAGCCTGGAAACAATGCAGTGGGATCCCCAGCCTAGTGTCCACGCCCAGGGCAGGGGAACATACCAGGAAGTAGAATCCCAAATGGAGCAGCGTAGGCGTGAGTCATGTGAAAAGTTCCTCCGTTATACTCTGCAGCCATAGGATACTCCACTCGTTAGGTTgatgccctccctctctctctctctttctttctctctctctctgttgtttgcACTCGTATGTCCTTGGGTCAGGTTATTCCAATGGGGTTTAAGCACTTGCAATAGACATGCCACATGATAGCTAGCATTTATCCTGATGTTGTCcatagtcatcatcatcatcatcatcatcatcatcatccataccatcaccaccatgTTTTATTATCCTTATTTTCATGTAGCTGCGGACCTGTCAAAACTGTCATTTCAGTTCTGTGTATCAACTGCTGTGCTTTGCATGGGTGACCTGAGAGGGGAATGTAGACCAGGGCATACAGGGCTAAGAGACGTGTCAAAGGTCAGGTGTTGTGTCTacaagtgtgtgttgtttgggttAGCTCGACACACTGTGTTCATCTAACACCACCTGCTGATGcccaacagccacacacacacacacacacacactccgactaCCCCATCCCTACTCTCTGAGCTAAAAGCGtaaccctctgtctctctgccgaGAGTAGGACAGATAAGGAGGTCTAAACAaagctgacctttgacccttaacCTCCCAGGTCTCAGCTGGCCTGGCGTTAACGGTGCCAGGTGCGGCTGTTACGAGtcacctgcccctgcccccaTGCACCTCCTCCTGTTCCTTTGTGCCACCCTGCTCTAAGTTCCTTCCCTTCGATTTCTCTATAACTTCCTGACAATACACCTGGTAGTTGGACATGCTTCATCGCTGCATCATATCAAACAACTCCCAGCACTGCTTTATACTAAAAGCCAGGACTACAGGACCTGCTGATCCATAAAACTATgcggggcaattgctctgtcgctagtttggagtttaacaccgTCGCtagtgttaaactccaaactagcgacagagcaattgcccctgcATGTTTAAAAGGGATCTGTAGCTTTGTCTGGGTGTTGTTTACTCCTCAGAAGTCTTCAGCTCCATCTTGTCTCTGGGATTGAGTATGAGTGAGCATGTGGCCAAGGGAAATCTGATTATAGCCCGGTCCTGTGTTAGAAGCACCAGGTACCAAACAAGATGAAGGTAGCGACAGATGCTAGCTAGCAATCAGCAGCATACATACAGTGCAGACTGTACCCCAAAGATAAACTGAACCTATTGTGGAAATTTACTTCAAATTAACTTCATATTCCTTCACGAGGCTTTCACGGTTGTTTGAGGAATTGATAATGTAAACCTGCAATTGGTCAAATAGGCCCGACTCTTTTTTATAACCGACGAGCTGCTCGGGGGAGATACTTAGTCTTGTAAGAGGAGCCTGCCATGGAGGAAACCCTCTTATGAAGGGAGGATTACCTGCGCAAATCCTAGCTCTGCACGAATGAACATCTTCTTAAGGCAGCTTTTCCCCTCGGTAAGACCACAGTGTCATTAACCACAGCAACATTTGCACTGTcttttagtctgtgtgtgtgtgtgtctctctctctctctctctctctctctctctctttcccccctcaaaAACAATTCAGTTCCAACTACGCGAACCTGTTTAGCATCTAACCCTGTTAGCTTAGTTCAGCCTTCAGGGCTAACAACATTAGCTCAGATGAGTAACTCTGTGTTTGTACACACCTCATATATAATTCAAAcgaatgtttaaaatatgctttCTCAGTCTTCCTGCCACAAGATTGTTTGCTGTGTTGTTTGTCCAAATGTTGGCCTTGAGAGGCTCTACCTTCTCTAACCTGTGATAGGTtgaatgggggtgggggtggggttgggcgGGGTGGAGGATATTCTTCACCTGTGTAGGGGTGATGCctgagggcatgtgtgtgtgtatgacgaaCTAAATACCAACACTGGTGCTTAAAGGAGGAGATGGAAGCTAGGGAATGTTAGCGTAGCACCAGCtgtgaatgttttcatgtctgTTTTGTTGCCTTCGGCCATTGATGCAAGTCAGTACATTAAAATTACGCACATCGTCAGCCCACAAGGAGGAGAAGTATTGTGGTCTGGTGCATATTGATTCATCTGGACAGTTATTTTGTCTTTATACGCACCATTAAGGACCTGATTGCACTCTGACCTATGAGTCAGTGCACATTATGATTGAAACACTCCTCTTAGTATCTGAGACTGGCAACATGACTCCAGTGATGTGGTAGGCAGAGGTTTCTGTTGAACCAGTCCAATCTGTACATTAACTGTGTGCTGATTCCATAGCAAGGAGACATGAATACCAACATGCACTGTGCACTAATGATCAATGAGTCATCacttatttaaaaatatatacgtATCTCTCAGGAATTCCATGCATTTTTTAGTTATATATctctatataatgtatatacacATAACATTAATATTTGAGTCATTATTTtgcttgaaaaaaagaaaaataaacaggaATAGAGCAAAGATGACAATATTCTTGATGCCACTGTTATATTACCACAGAGTGTTTGAACGTTACAATACTGCTGAAAATGTAGCTTGGATGGACATGACCCCCATTGCAACTGATCCCATTGTCCGGGTTATTTGTCTGACAATGCATGGTAGGAGTTCGGGCGTCTGAGCAAGGCACATAGTCTGACCATGTAATGCTCTTTGCATTGCATGTGTCTCGGAGGAGTACAAGTTTCTTTACAAGATTTTCCTTTGCTGAAGACTTcaataaataacacaaatataCTTATACATAATATATAGACATGTAAAAACTACAtgcgtttttttttaatataacttaaataataatttatatttatatatttacagtgtatatttatatattttcaccctccctcccctccctctctttccccaccCCATGAACTTCACTTCAGAACCCCGAGTGGTTGTATAGCTGAGCGTATagtcctgtgtatgtgtgtgtgtgtgtgtatgtgtgtgtgtgtgtgtgtgtgtgtgtgtgtgtgtgtgtgtgtgtgtgtgtgtgtctgtttgtgtgtgtgtgtgtactgtaagtttgTGCTCTGttgtacacccacacacgcacatgttttgtttgtttgtttgtttgcttgttttttacgTCCTGCGGCGTTTGCGtgagagcgcgcacacacacgaggTGTCTATCCTTATCCAGCGCCAGCCCACCGTCACCTTGTCCTGGGTGAGCGCGCGCACGTACGTCTGCGTGGTCTTGCACTGCGAGTTCCAGTGCTTGTCGTCGATGCCCCGGCAGCCGTTCTTGAAGGGCTTGGAGTTCCGACACTTGGTCTCGTAGAAGTACTGCTTGACGTCCGGCCGGCCCGCGCTCGGGATGACCCCCAGCACGGTCACCTTGTTGCCGCGGATATCCACGGCGTTGATCTTGTCCGTGACCCACTGGCTCTCGCTGTCGCAGACCGAGTACTCGCCGCGGTAGCTCTTGTGCTCGGCGTAGCGCTTCTTCCGCGTCTTGTTCCCGCTGCCGCCGTCGACCGAGCTCACAAAGTCGTCCATGAGGTACAGCGGCGGGGGCTGCATGGGCGGCCGGTCGCTCAGCAGCACGCGCGGGGAGTTGTAGCGCttgtgctgctgcaggagctCCAGGGAAATGTCCGTCGCCGCCTGGTGCCCCGAGCTCCGCTGCTGCGCCGGCGAGCCTCCGTCCCTGGAGCCCAAGGGGGCCGCGGCCGGGACCATGCCTGAGGGAGGTGGCACGCGCTGGGCCGCCCGCTGCGCGGACTCCCCCTGCCTC includes:
- the ntf3 gene encoding neurotrophin-3, which encodes MVTFITILQVNLVMSVLLYVMFLAYLYGIQASSMDRQRPTPDPINSLIIKLLQADISRTRPRTPQERQGESAQRAAQRVPPPSGMVPAAAPLGSRDGGSPAQQRSSGHQAATDISLELLQQHKRYNSPRVLLSDRPPMQPPPLYLMDDFVSSVDGGSGNKTRKKRYAEHKSYRGEYSVCDSESQWVTDKINAVDIRGNKVTVLGVIPSAGRPDVKQYFYETKCRNSKPFKNGCRGIDDKHWNSQCKTTQTYVRALTQDKVTVGWRWIRIDTSCVCALSRKRRRT